In a genomic window of Sphingomonas koreensis:
- a CDS encoding TonB-dependent receptor plug domain-containing protein, with translation MKHTATSALAALAFACAPATAQTLSTTSDAGTEAGADDSIVVVTGTRERSRTQFDTLAPVDVLSADAVRSSVSGDLSDTIAQLLPSFNVQRLPAADGLAFVRPATLRGLSPDQTLVLLNGKRYHRSALLGTRGAQAPDLASIPSLAIKRIEVLRDGASAQYGSDAIAGVINIILEDKPGMEVFGQFSQYFEGDGNEYQSGVRGGAALGDRGSIVFTGQYGKAEATSRTRQRPDAIAFQNANPTIKVPNPVQRWGQPDEERIRGSVDARYEIADNVTVYTFLTAQSGEGVTDFNWRNPAGTANVYNPSSAFPGFSFRTLYPAGFTPRFGTKYSDFQANSGVRGDLSEAFSYDLSVGFGRSRIDYNMRESLNASMGPLSPTSFYIGRLEQREFNINADFVYRLPVGGAEPLNIAFGAERRRETYKVGAGDPASYAIGPGAATGLAPSSNGFPGFSPMAAGSWDQTSYAGYVDLEWRPVEMLTLGAAGRYEDFSAFGDTFNYKLAARFEPIDGIAARATWSTGFRAPTPGQLNSIQTTQGLDTVTLQIFNQGRLSPSDPLAIALGAKPLTPETSKTLTAGLTFQTDIGFSGSIDLYQIDVDDRFSQSRTFAVPASFPNPQRFTSVSYFTNDFDTRTRGVDVVLNYARKLGPGRATATLAYNYNDTKVRSGTSAAIPNETQRRVFEERLPQNNGTASLGYEIGGFSLLMRGRYYGAWTDVSGNATGELFQRFGGIALFDVAVAYRFDEHFTLRAGAENVFDTYPDEATNQAVRGLIYSRNAPYDTDGGQYYVRLGVTF, from the coding sequence ATGAAGCACACCGCTACCAGCGCGCTTGCCGCGCTTGCCTTCGCTTGCGCGCCCGCGACGGCGCAGACCCTGAGCACCACCAGCGATGCGGGGACCGAAGCCGGCGCCGATGACAGCATCGTCGTGGTCACCGGCACACGCGAGCGCTCGCGCACCCAGTTCGATACGCTTGCGCCGGTCGATGTCCTGTCGGCCGATGCCGTTCGCTCCAGCGTGTCGGGTGACCTGTCCGATACGATCGCCCAGCTGCTGCCCTCGTTCAATGTCCAGCGCCTGCCGGCTGCGGACGGTCTGGCATTTGTGCGCCCGGCGACGCTGCGCGGGCTTTCGCCGGACCAGACGCTGGTGCTGCTCAACGGCAAACGCTATCACCGCTCGGCGCTGCTCGGCACGCGCGGCGCGCAGGCGCCCGATCTGGCCAGCATCCCCTCGCTCGCGATCAAGCGGATCGAGGTGCTGCGCGACGGTGCCTCGGCGCAATATGGGTCGGACGCGATCGCGGGGGTGATCAACATCATCCTCGAGGACAAGCCGGGGATGGAGGTCTTCGGGCAGTTCTCCCAGTATTTTGAGGGCGACGGCAACGAATATCAGAGCGGTGTGCGCGGCGGCGCGGCGCTGGGTGACCGCGGCAGCATCGTCTTCACCGGCCAGTATGGCAAGGCCGAGGCGACCTCGCGCACCCGCCAGCGGCCCGACGCCATCGCCTTCCAGAACGCCAATCCGACGATCAAGGTGCCCAACCCGGTGCAGCGCTGGGGGCAGCCTGACGAGGAGCGCATCCGTGGATCGGTCGATGCCCGCTACGAGATTGCGGACAATGTGACGGTCTATACCTTCCTCACTGCTCAGTCAGGTGAGGGCGTGACTGACTTCAACTGGCGCAATCCCGCCGGGACCGCCAATGTCTACAACCCCAGCAGCGCCTTTCCCGGTTTCTCGTTCCGGACGCTCTATCCGGCCGGTTTCACCCCGCGCTTCGGTACCAAGTACAGTGACTTCCAGGCCAATTCGGGGGTGCGCGGCGATCTCAGCGAAGCGTTCAGCTACGACCTCAGCGTCGGTTTCGGCCGTAGCCGGATCGACTACAATATGCGTGAGAGCCTCAACGCATCGATGGGGCCGCTCAGCCCGACCAGCTTCTATATCGGCCGGCTGGAGCAGCGCGAGTTCAACATCAACGCCGACTTCGTCTATCGCCTGCCGGTAGGAGGCGCCGAGCCGCTCAACATCGCTTTCGGCGCAGAGCGGCGCCGCGAAACGTACAAGGTCGGCGCGGGTGACCCCGCTTCCTATGCGATCGGGCCGGGCGCGGCGACGGGGCTTGCCCCTAGTTCGAACGGCTTCCCCGGCTTCAGTCCGATGGCGGCGGGCAGCTGGGATCAGACCAGCTATGCCGGTTATGTCGATCTCGAATGGCGGCCGGTGGAGATGCTGACTCTGGGCGCGGCCGGGCGCTACGAGGATTTCTCGGCGTTCGGCGACACGTTCAACTACAAGCTCGCCGCGCGTTTCGAGCCGATCGACGGGATCGCGGCGCGCGCGACCTGGTCGACCGGCTTCCGCGCGCCCACCCCGGGGCAGCTCAACAGTATCCAGACCACCCAGGGCCTCGACACGGTCACGCTGCAGATCTTCAACCAGGGCCGTCTTTCGCCGAGCGATCCGCTGGCGATCGCGCTCGGCGCCAAGCCGCTGACGCCCGAAACCTCGAAGACGCTGACCGCGGGATTGACCTTCCAGACCGATATCGGCTTTTCCGGCAGCATCGATCTCTATCAGATCGACGTCGACGACCGGTTCAGCCAGTCGCGTACCTTCGCGGTGCCGGCGAGCTTCCCGAACCCGCAGCGCTTCACCTCGGTGAGCTATTTCACCAACGACTTCGACACCCGCACGCGCGGCGTCGATGTTGTGCTGAACTATGCGCGCAAGCTCGGCCCCGGCCGCGCCACCGCGACGCTCGCCTACAACTACAACGATACCAAGGTCCGCAGTGGCACCAGCGCTGCAATTCCCAATGAAACGCAGCGCCGTGTGTTCGAGGAGCGGCTGCCGCAGAACAATGGCACTGCCTCTCTCGGCTATGAGATCGGCGGCTTCTCGCTGCTGATGCGTGGCCGCTATTACGGCGCGTGGACCGATGTCAGCGGCAACGCCACGGGCGAACTGTTCCAGCGCTTCGGCGGTATCGCCCTGTTCGACGTGGCGGTCGCCTATCGCTTCGACGAGCATTTCACCCTGCGCGCTGGTGCGGAGAATGTGTTCGACACCTATCCGGATGAGGCGACCAACCAGGCGGTGCGTGGGCTCATCTACTCGCGCAACGCCCCCTATGACACCGACGGCGGCCAATATTATGTACGGCTGGGCGTGACGTTCTGA
- a CDS encoding glycosyltransferase family 4 protein: MPRETIIVAASLAYSLTNFRGPLIARMVQAGYRVIACAPDANGPVIAELAALGVGFRRVPMDRTGRNPLHDVRTCLAYLRMFSAERPSLVIAYTQKPIIYAGLALRAVRNTSFIPIVTGLGYVFSEAGRNRRLQALTTRLFRASLKRASQVLVFNDDDAQELRRRGMVDDGQALYRLPGSGVDLVRFRRHPIPGGAPKFLLIARLLSDKGLREFAQAAAIVRARFPAARFQLLGPFDPNPAAIPRDEIEGWVRSGDIEYLGATDDVVPNLADCTVYVLPSYREGLPRTVLEAMAVGRAIITTDAPGCRDTVEQGGNGFLVTPRSAPDLAAAMLHFCEDPALASRMGARSRTLAEERYDAVEVSRQTMEAILLGRYPEQRSRISPAEADGCEHRAGAAPLGHIGFQP; encoded by the coding sequence ATGCCGCGGGAAACGATCATCGTGGCCGCAAGCCTCGCCTATTCGCTCACCAACTTTCGAGGGCCGTTGATCGCGCGAATGGTGCAGGCAGGGTACCGTGTCATCGCATGTGCGCCGGACGCGAACGGGCCCGTGATCGCCGAACTCGCGGCGCTCGGCGTCGGCTTTCGGCGCGTACCGATGGATCGAACCGGCCGCAATCCGCTCCATGACGTACGGACCTGCCTCGCCTACTTGCGGATGTTCAGTGCCGAACGCCCCTCTCTTGTGATCGCCTATACCCAAAAGCCGATCATCTATGCCGGACTTGCGTTGCGTGCCGTTCGCAACACGAGCTTTATCCCGATCGTTACAGGTCTCGGCTATGTCTTCAGCGAGGCAGGGCGGAACCGGCGCCTGCAGGCACTCACCACGCGGCTCTTCCGTGCTTCGCTGAAACGAGCCAGCCAGGTTCTAGTCTTCAACGACGACGATGCCCAGGAGCTGCGTCGACGTGGCATGGTCGATGACGGCCAGGCGCTGTATCGATTGCCCGGTTCGGGCGTCGATCTCGTCCGGTTCCGGCGCCATCCTATCCCCGGCGGGGCGCCGAAGTTCCTGCTGATCGCGCGGCTGCTGTCGGACAAGGGCCTGCGCGAATTCGCCCAGGCCGCCGCCATCGTCCGAGCCCGCTTCCCGGCGGCGCGGTTTCAGCTGCTGGGGCCTTTCGACCCGAATCCCGCGGCGATCCCGCGCGACGAGATCGAGGGCTGGGTCCGATCAGGCGATATCGAGTATCTCGGCGCGACCGATGATGTCGTCCCCAACCTTGCCGACTGTACAGTCTATGTGTTGCCGAGCTATCGCGAAGGTCTCCCCCGGACCGTGCTCGAGGCCATGGCGGTGGGGCGCGCGATCATCACGACAGACGCGCCGGGTTGCCGCGACACGGTTGAGCAGGGCGGAAACGGATTCCTCGTGACCCCGCGCTCGGCGCCGGACCTTGCAGCGGCAATGCTCCATTTCTGCGAAGACCCGGCACTCGCATCTCGAATGGGCGCCCGATCACGAACCCTCGCCGAGGAGCGCTATGATGCCGTAGAGGTCAGCAGGCAGACGATGGAGGCCATTCTGCTCGGGCGATATCCCGAACAGCGTTCGAGGATATCACCGGCCGAAGCGGACGGATGCGAGCACCGCGCCGGTGCTGCACCATTGGGGCATATAGGTTTTCAGCCGTAG
- a CDS encoding TolC family protein: protein MRVMIAALLAAASCAGIAQAQTPSAEAGDVMTLEEAVRRAGATSPANAVAALGIETAEAERRVAALRPNPTLDAEVGNVIGTGPYRGFSEAETTIGFALPLELGGKRAARIGVADAQTARARIDQQAAIADLRLQVTQAYIEAVTAERRLAIAEDQVRVTAENLRIARDRVMAGANAPIDEQRAALLSSNATAEAERAGRTVDTTRTALAHLTGARPSGLDQPWFDRVAPVQAGPQLPVPTEGTLALAAASADLRTADAGLRLARSQRVPDLTLSAGTRRLQASGDMAMVFGVSMPIPVFNNGRAAVDRAAALRNQSDAQRRLVRFETERAIAAARADRDRAAISVRGSGPALAAAQEAARIARIGYGEGKFDQLVLLEAEQALLDTRTAAIDARAQYHDAEARLARLLTPAAAPAQPGN from the coding sequence ATGAGAGTGATGATCGCGGCGCTGCTCGCCGCGGCGTCCTGTGCGGGGATCGCACAGGCGCAAACCCCGTCCGCCGAGGCGGGCGATGTGATGACGCTGGAGGAAGCGGTGCGCCGGGCCGGCGCGACGTCCCCCGCAAATGCAGTGGCTGCGCTCGGGATCGAGACGGCAGAAGCCGAACGGAGGGTCGCCGCGCTGCGGCCCAATCCGACGCTGGATGCGGAAGTCGGGAACGTCATCGGCACGGGGCCGTATCGCGGCTTCAGTGAGGCCGAGACGACGATCGGCTTCGCGCTGCCGCTTGAACTCGGTGGCAAGCGCGCTGCGCGGATCGGTGTCGCCGACGCACAGACCGCGCGCGCGCGGATCGACCAACAGGCTGCAATCGCCGACCTGCGGCTTCAGGTCACGCAGGCCTATATCGAAGCGGTCACCGCCGAGCGCCGGCTGGCGATCGCCGAGGATCAGGTGCGCGTCACCGCGGAGAATCTGCGGATCGCACGCGATCGGGTGATGGCCGGGGCGAATGCGCCGATCGACGAACAGCGCGCCGCTCTGCTGTCGTCCAACGCAACCGCCGAGGCCGAGCGCGCGGGCCGCACGGTCGATACGACCCGGACCGCGCTGGCACACCTGACCGGCGCGCGCCCGTCCGGGCTCGACCAGCCCTGGTTCGACCGGGTGGCTCCGGTTCAGGCCGGTCCGCAACTGCCCGTCCCGACCGAGGGAACCCTCGCGCTCGCCGCCGCCAGCGCCGATCTCCGCACCGCCGATGCCGGGCTGCGCCTTGCCCGCAGCCAGCGCGTGCCCGACCTGACGCTGAGCGCAGGCACACGACGGCTGCAAGCAAGCGGCGACATGGCGATGGTGTTCGGCGTCTCGATGCCGATTCCCGTGTTCAACAACGGGCGCGCAGCGGTCGACCGGGCAGCCGCGCTGCGCAACCAGTCCGATGCGCAGCGGCGGCTGGTCCGGTTCGAGACCGAACGTGCGATCGCCGCTGCCCGCGCCGATCGCGACCGTGCCGCGATCAGCGTGCGCGGCTCGGGCCCTGCCCTTGCCGCCGCGCAGGAAGCGGCGCGTATCGCCCGGATCGGCTATGGCGAGGGCAAGTTCGACCAGCTCGTCCTGCTTGAGGCCGAGCAGGCCTTGCTCGACACCCGCACCGCCGCGATCGACGCACGCGCGCAATATCATGATGCCGAGGCACGTCTCGCCCGGCTCCTCACGCCGGCCGCCGCGCCGGCGCAACCCGGGAATTGA
- a CDS encoding efflux RND transporter periplasmic adaptor subunit translates to MKTLMIGAAAPLVLLLAGCGGTETAANDAAEAPDNKPAPANGQEAHADEGMITLTAQQIRTAGIEIVRPSVSGGGTLVRPATIEGDPQGTQVVSAAIGGRVVALNYNLGQPVRRGQVLAVIESREAASIRAEVEAAQARAALASSNLAREERLFKLRVSPERDVVAARTAATEASIELRLARQQLSAAGVAGGGLNRIGVAAPIAGLVTARPVTLGQTVAADAELFRVSNLSQVAVTVSLSPAEAAQVKAGAPVEISSGGRRAAARVSFVSPVLDEATRLVTVIALIDNRAGEWRVGEAVTAAMQLPGAGAGSVTVPASAIQTVEERPVVFVRTPNGFKATPVTPGARGSGTVAVTAGLTGREEIAGQGSFTLKAELGKGEAEHGGH, encoded by the coding sequence ATGAAGACGCTCATGATCGGAGCCGCGGCTCCGCTTGTCCTGCTGCTCGCCGGATGCGGCGGGACCGAAACCGCCGCAAACGACGCTGCCGAGGCGCCGGACAACAAGCCCGCCCCTGCGAACGGCCAGGAAGCCCATGCCGATGAGGGCATGATCACACTGACAGCCCAGCAGATCCGGACCGCCGGTATCGAGATCGTCCGGCCGTCGGTCAGCGGCGGCGGCACGCTGGTGCGGCCAGCAACGATCGAGGGCGATCCCCAAGGCACCCAGGTCGTCTCTGCGGCAATCGGCGGGCGCGTGGTCGCGCTCAACTACAATCTCGGCCAGCCGGTCAGGCGCGGACAGGTGCTGGCGGTGATCGAAAGCCGCGAGGCCGCGTCGATCCGTGCCGAGGTGGAAGCGGCGCAGGCACGCGCCGCCCTCGCCAGCTCGAACCTCGCGCGCGAAGAACGGCTGTTCAAGCTGCGCGTCTCGCCCGAGCGCGATGTTGTCGCCGCACGTACCGCGGCGACCGAAGCCAGCATCGAGCTTCGCCTCGCCCGGCAGCAACTGTCGGCCGCGGGCGTCGCCGGCGGCGGCCTCAATCGTATCGGTGTCGCCGCGCCGATCGCGGGACTGGTCACCGCGCGTCCCGTGACGCTCGGCCAGACCGTGGCGGCGGATGCGGAATTGTTCCGCGTGTCCAACCTCTCACAGGTCGCCGTCACCGTTTCGCTTTCGCCCGCCGAAGCCGCGCAGGTGAAGGCCGGTGCGCCGGTCGAGATCAGCTCGGGCGGGCGCCGTGCGGCGGCGCGTGTCAGCTTCGTGTCCCCGGTGCTCGACGAAGCGACGCGGCTGGTGACGGTGATCGCGCTGATCGACAATCGCGCGGGCGAATGGCGCGTCGGCGAGGCGGTCACCGCGGCGATGCAATTGCCCGGCGCAGGTGCCGGCAGCGTCACCGTTCCAGCCAGCGCGATCCAGACGGTCGAGGAACGGCCCGTCGTGTTCGTGCGCACGCCCAACGGCTTCAAGGCGACCCCGGTTACGCCGGGCGCGCGCGGATCGGGCACGGTCGCGGTCACCGCGGGCCTGACCGGCCGCGAGGAGATCGCCGGCCAAGGCAGCTTCACCCTCAAGGCAGAGCTCGGCAAGGGCGAAGCCGAGCATGGGGGGCACTGA
- a CDS encoding FAD-dependent oxidoreductase yields MWDLDILIVGAGPSGLTAADHLVAAGRRPLVIERSAQTGGLIRSIRRGEFVVDLGRKELYTRIPEIDRLWNAVLGAAYRPYPHRVGSLFGGRILELSGRDRGPLRGMPPQLLCAGGIDLIRGWIDGAIRRPDSYERFWHQRVGRRFSYALAQGYWEKFRGQPWHALPVPEALAGGEQRVSHGFAAVVQSLQLAARGGVSRQHSWRHPALGTGQLTDRLAARVREGGGEIWLNAELIALERSDGGRLLATIRRKGANLTCRAEAVISSLTPEALDALMRPNAPEIVTRHKRAVMLVYLFLKAPPCFPHAWLEVNDPAFCAGRISNYAGFNGDMVPPGHSALCVEYFLNGDDPQLRSNHDQAWIARALAECSANDLIDPDRLIDAMAIRLDRCNAAASWREEQDSARTDLYDRLAAYPNLFHVHRPGADWASFAGLCAAKAILTQDRKDFDRRADPGRSYAASNAETMREEA; encoded by the coding sequence ATGTGGGATCTCGACATACTCATCGTCGGCGCCGGGCCTTCCGGCCTGACCGCCGCCGATCACCTGGTTGCGGCGGGGCGGCGCCCGCTTGTCATCGAGCGATCCGCTCAAACCGGCGGCCTGATCCGCTCGATCCGTCGCGGCGAGTTCGTCGTCGATCTGGGCCGGAAGGAGCTCTACACGCGCATTCCGGAAATCGATCGTCTCTGGAACGCGGTGCTGGGCGCCGCGTATCGCCCCTATCCGCATCGCGTCGGCAGCCTGTTCGGCGGGCGCATCCTTGAACTGTCGGGGCGCGATCGCGGCCCGTTGCGCGGTATGCCGCCGCAATTGCTCTGTGCAGGCGGCATCGATCTGATTCGTGGCTGGATCGACGGGGCGATCCGAAGACCTGACAGCTACGAGCGCTTCTGGCACCAGCGTGTGGGCCGACGCTTCTCCTACGCGCTCGCCCAGGGATATTGGGAGAAGTTCCGCGGGCAGCCATGGCACGCGTTGCCCGTGCCCGAAGCGCTCGCGGGCGGCGAGCAGCGTGTTTCCCATGGCTTCGCCGCGGTGGTGCAATCGCTCCAGCTTGCCGCACGCGGCGGCGTGAGCCGTCAGCATAGCTGGCGTCACCCCGCGCTGGGAACCGGCCAGCTGACCGATAGGCTCGCAGCGCGCGTCCGTGAAGGCGGCGGCGAGATCTGGTTGAACGCGGAGCTCATCGCACTCGAGCGGTCTGACGGGGGACGATTGCTGGCGACGATCCGGCGGAAAGGCGCGAACCTGACGTGCCGCGCCGAAGCCGTGATTTCGAGTCTGACGCCAGAGGCGCTCGATGCACTGATGCGGCCCAACGCGCCGGAGATCGTGACCCGGCACAAGCGCGCGGTCATGCTGGTTTATCTGTTCCTGAAGGCCCCACCGTGTTTCCCCCATGCTTGGCTGGAGGTGAACGATCCGGCATTCTGCGCCGGCCGCATCTCGAACTACGCAGGGTTCAACGGCGACATGGTCCCTCCCGGGCATTCGGCGCTTTGCGTCGAATATTTCCTGAACGGAGATGATCCCCAGCTCCGTTCCAACCACGATCAGGCCTGGATCGCGCGAGCCCTGGCCGAATGCTCCGCCAATGACCTCATCGATCCCGATCGCCTCATCGATGCCATGGCCATCCGGCTCGATCGCTGCAACGCCGCCGCCAGCTGGCGTGAGGAGCAGGACAGCGCACGGACCGATCTCTATGATCGCCTCGCCGCCTATCCCAACCTTTTTCACGTGCACAGGCCGGGCGCAGACTGGGCAAGTTTCGCCGGCCTTTGCGCCGCCAAGGCCATCCTGACGCAGGATCGCAAGGACTTTGACCGCCGCGCCGACCCGGGACGCAGCTATGCCGCATCGAACGCTGAGACGATGCGAGAAGAAGCCTGA
- a CDS encoding aminotransferase class V-fold PLP-dependent enzyme, with amino-acid sequence MNRRTLLTGLAALPGAAQAAPAAFAGADDEAYWRGIAAQYDVTREVIQLENGNWGMMARPVLDAYKEQLARVNRDTSYYTRRRFGADAMAVRDALAAELGIPADEIAFTRNATEALKALILGYNRLQPGDAVLYADLDYDSMQDCMEHLRVRRGVSVVRIALPEPATRQALIDAYATAFDANPRLKMVLLTHLSHRTGLVLPVREIAALARARGIDAIVDAAHSWGQLDMSLADLDCDFVGINCHKWLGAPLGVGAIHIRKTALSRIDRDPAEPAEGRDTVSARVHPGTSDFAALLTVPAALAFQQAIGRSRRAARLRALRDRWVKAVRPLAGIEVLTPDDVALHGGITSFRFRGITAVKDNVALAARLLERHRIFTVHRDGPAKGACVRVTPALFNSLEEMDMLARALVAESARGGFAGGPA; translated from the coding sequence ATGAACCGCCGGACGCTGCTGACTGGACTCGCCGCCCTTCCCGGGGCCGCTCAGGCAGCACCGGCGGCATTCGCCGGGGCCGATGACGAAGCCTATTGGCGCGGCATCGCGGCCCAATATGATGTGACGCGTGAGGTGATCCAGCTCGAGAACGGCAATTGGGGCATGATGGCCCGGCCGGTGCTGGATGCGTACAAGGAACAGCTCGCGCGGGTGAACCGCGACACCAGTTACTACACGCGGCGGCGTTTCGGCGCTGACGCAATGGCGGTGCGCGATGCGCTGGCAGCGGAGCTTGGCATTCCGGCGGACGAGATCGCCTTCACCCGCAACGCGACCGAGGCGCTCAAGGCGCTGATCCTGGGCTATAACCGGCTTCAGCCGGGTGATGCCGTGCTGTACGCCGATCTGGACTATGACAGCATGCAGGATTGCATGGAGCATCTGCGTGTGCGGCGCGGGGTCTCGGTGGTCCGCATCGCGCTGCCCGAACCGGCGACGCGGCAGGCGCTGATCGATGCCTATGCCACCGCGTTCGACGCCAATCCGCGGTTGAAGATGGTGTTGCTGACGCATCTCAGTCACCGCACCGGGCTGGTTTTACCGGTGCGCGAGATCGCGGCTCTGGCACGGGCGCGGGGGATCGATGCGATTGTCGATGCAGCGCACAGCTGGGGCCAGCTCGACATGAGCCTGGCCGATCTTGACTGCGACTTTGTCGGCATCAACTGCCACAAATGGCTCGGCGCGCCGCTTGGGGTTGGCGCGATTCATATCCGCAAGACCGCGCTGTCGCGGATAGACCGCGATCCGGCCGAGCCGGCCGAGGGGCGCGATACCGTAAGCGCGCGGGTCCATCCGGGAACGAGCGATTTCGCGGCGTTGCTTACCGTACCGGCCGCGCTCGCATTCCAGCAGGCGATCGGGCGTTCCCGCCGAGCGGCACGGCTGCGGGCGCTGCGCGATCGCTGGGTGAAGGCAGTCCGTCCGCTGGCAGGGATCGAGGTGCTGACGCCCGATGATGTCGCGCTCCACGGCGGTATCACCTCGTTCCGCTTCAGGGGCATCACCGCCGTCAAGGACAATGTGGCGCTCGCCGCGCGCCTGCTCGAACGCCACCGCATCTTCACGGTCCACCGCGACGGCCCGGCCAAAGGGGCGTGCGTGCGGGTGACGCCGGCGCTGTTCAACAGCCTGGAGGAGATGGACATGCTGGCCCGGGCGCTGGTGGCAGAGAGCGCACGTGGCGGATTCGCCGGAGGGCCTGCCTGA